ACCGAAGAATCCAAAAATACCTGCTACCAGTGCAATAATTAGAAATAATACAGACCATTTCAACATAAGTATTCATCCTTTCGTTACTTGATTGTGCAGTGAGTTGTGTTCACCTCACCGCCTTGTGTAGTCTAACTTTAACCGAGTGCTAACCGCTTGAAACATTGGTTTTTTTTCCAAGCGAGGGCATATATGAAGGGATATATATTATTGTTTCGTCCGGGAAATCGCCGGGTAACTATAGCAATAACAAACTGATGCACATATGGAAAGAGAGGTTCTTCTATGATCTATCAAATTAGCGTGGCCCTGATTGCAGTGGCATTTGCAGTACTGGTATTCTTTTTAATTCGTACCTTGAAATCCGCTCAGGGTTCTTTGGACAATGTCTCACAGACATTGCAGGAGGTACAGAAAACCATTGATGAACTTAGTTATGAAGTGAAGCAGACGGTAAGACATGCCAATGATATTACGGTGGATGTACAGCACAAAATGAAAAAAATTGATCCTGTGATGGAATCTGTTGAGAATCTGGGTGAAGTGTTGAATGAAGTGACGGCAGCAGCCAAACAAGTCTCCACAACGCTGATGGCGAAATTTCAGACCAAACGTAACAACGCTGAACAGACCAAGCATGCTGAATCAGTTCATGTAACTGCACCGCCTGCTACATCAACGGATCGTACCCTGCAATCCTATGAAGCTACATATAATGGTGAAGCTAAGGGCGGGAAAAACTGGATGAAGTATATTGATCTTGCAGCGAATGTATGGCAACGGATGCGCAAGTAACATGACCGCTTTGTAACCCATGAAGAAGCCTTCAGAGCGGTGATGAACCTGATGAAAGGGTGAGAATCATGATGAAACTACTGCTTGTGATGTTTAGCGTAATTTCTCCCTTTTCCGTTCAACCGGCAGCGGTACCCGCTGCTCACGATATGCAATGGACGGCAATGGAAGAGAAGGCGCCAGAGGTAACTCTGGCTGTTGATCGAACCGAGACTTTCCAGCATTTTCGGACTCTGAATGGCATTTCTCTGGATGACACCATGGATGATCTGTTGGCCAAGAAGGGCCAGCCGGGGCATAAGCAGGAAGATCCTTATCTGGGGTGTCCTGAATATCACTTTCATGATGTGAAGGTTGGCTTGTGTGAAGATACGGATGTCATTCAATATGTGCATATCGATGCATCTGAGAATCATATCATGTTAAACGGAAAGAGAATTGAGACGAATATTGAAGCGATCCATCATGCTCTCGGGAAACCTTATTATGTGGCAGAGGACGGAGAAGTGTTTCTCCGTGGAGACCAGGCTCTGAAGGTATATATGAAGTCAGGATCTCAGCAGATTGAAGGCATTGATCTTTTTGATGATACAGTTTCCTAGGATTGGTTATTACCGAATCGTTTCAACCCCATATAGTATGGTTATATACTAAGTAGCTCGATACAGAAGATTAAATCAGAGGAGAGTGGAAACGATGAATTCAACCAATGAGCAAGCTTATGCAAAAGTGGTAGAAAACGGAGTCCAGGCGGTAGAAGCGGTGAAAGAATTGCAGATTACCGGATACCTTGCTGATCAAATCTTTGTTCTCGCCCATGAGAAGGATCGTACAGATCGAATTGCCGATACAGCAGATGCCAAAGAAATTGGCATAAAGGAAGAAGGCGTATTTGATTCCTTGGCGAATCTGTTCCGCTCACGTGGTGATGAACTCCGGGCCAAAATTGTTTCGATGGGCTTTACCGAAGCCGAAGCGGACTTCTACGAGAGTGAACTCGACAAAGGTAAAGTACTTGTTATTGCTAAAAAGAAAGATTAACCCGATATACTTGCAAGTTGAAGTTTGCTGAACATGGACAAGCTTCTGAATCATT
The nucleotide sequence above comes from Paenibacillus sp. W2I17. Encoded proteins:
- a CDS encoding DUF948 domain-containing protein, whose protein sequence is MIYQISVALIAVAFAVLVFFLIRTLKSAQGSLDNVSQTLQEVQKTIDELSYEVKQTVRHANDITVDVQHKMKKIDPVMESVENLGEVLNEVTAAAKQVSTTLMAKFQTKRNNAEQTKHAESVHVTAPPATSTDRTLQSYEATYNGEAKGGKNWMKYIDLAANVWQRMRK
- a CDS encoding general stress protein, coding for MNSTNEQAYAKVVENGVQAVEAVKELQITGYLADQIFVLAHEKDRTDRIADTADAKEIGIKEEGVFDSLANLFRSRGDELRAKIVSMGFTEAEADFYESELDKGKVLVIAKKKD